The proteins below come from a single Metarhizium brunneum chromosome 1, complete sequence genomic window:
- the PFA3 gene encoding Palmitoyltransferase: MPRRCARTIERACCAIATYIPLIFVYGLTTWAIWMVIEIGSVAPKGSWLGTASSTVGVVIYLLLNWSYTTAVFTDPGSTTNRDGYGLLPTTTQNHYPPATSVTVKSNGEIRFCKKCQARKPDRAHHCSTCRRCVLKMDHHCPWLATCLGLRNYKAFLLFLIYTTILCVYAFAVSGTWVWSEVIEEDVEKLDALLPVNFIVLSVLSGIIGIVMGVFTGWHVMLALKGQTTIECLEKTRYLSPLKQPYRAAHNPANRLPQAAQQFVDFHTNALPGITRPEEGEERRPSNDFNYSPAAAWRAPGPRDSPQPVQLSYEEHERLQSRRRYEEYLDEQDSTKLPSAFDLGWKKNLRHLLGPNRWLWAIPICNTTGDGWSWEASPKWLEARDRIKREREEQRAREISAGWGGQDDDMGYPSNPNQYTPTSAADGNAPRRVLSKADRVLGRDPNLYADGSQGMRMQRLSTRGKSLEDELLDTDNDEDEGAGSPKANSRDKAERRALDVVTNGKAWTRGGASGMLRNATHSGSPGDASPLDDQGVD, encoded by the exons ATGCCCCGGCGGTGCGCGCGTACGATTGAGCGTGCGTGCTGTGCAATAGCCACGTACATACCGCTGATATTTGTCTACGGACTGACGACATGGGCGATATGGATGGTGATTGAGATAGGCTCAGTTGCGCCCAAGGGGAGCTGGTTAG GAACCGCATCATCTAcagtcggcgtcgtcatATACCTGCTATTAAACTGGTCCTACACCACGGCCGTCTTTACCGATCCCGGGTCGACAACCAACCGCGACGGCTACGGCCtcttgccgacgacgacacagAACCATTACCCCCCGGCGACATCCGTCACCGTCAAAAGCAACGGCGAGATTCGCTTCTGCAAAAAGTGCCAGGCGCGGAAGCCGGACCGCGCACACCACTGCTCCACGTGCCGTCGGTGTGTACTCAAGATGGACCACCACTGTCCGTGGCTGGCGACCTGTCTGGGTTTGCGGAACTACAAGGCCTTTTTGCTATTTCTCATATACACGACGATTCTGTGCGTTTACGCATTCGCCGTGAGCGGCACATGGGTGTGGTCGGAGGTAATCGAAGAAGACGTGGAGAAGCTGGACGCACTACTGCCCGTCAATTTCATAGTTTTGAGCGTCCTCAGCggcatcatcggcatcgtgATGGGCGTCTTCACAGGATGGCACGTAATGCTCGCACTCAAGGGGCAGACGACGATTGAATGCCTCGAAAAGACGCGGTACCTGTCGCCGCTGAAGCAGCCTTACCGCGCGGCGCACAATCCCGCGAACCGGCTCCCGCAGGCGGCGCAGCAGTTCGTGGACTTTCACACAAACGCCCTACCGGGGATTACAAGGCCCGAGGAAGGCGAGGAGCGCAGACCGAGCAACGACTTCAACTACAgcccggcggcagcgtgGCGAGCACCAGGACCGCGAGACAGCCCTCAACCGGTGCAGCTGTCGTACGAGGAACACGAGAGGCTGCAGTCCCGGCGGCGGTATGAAGAGTACCTCGACGAGCAAGATTCGACAAAGCTCCCGAGCGCGTTTGATCTCGGGTGGAAGAAGAACCTACGGCACCTGCTAGGGCCAAATCGTTGGCTTTGGGCCATCCCGATATGCAACACGACGGGCGACGGCTGGTCGTGGGAAGCGAGCCCCAAGTGGCTCGAAGCACGAGACCGCATCAAGCGCGAGCGCGAGGAGCAGCGCGCAAGAGAAATCAGCGCGGGCTGGGGCGGccaggacgacgacatgggATACCCGTCAAATCCAAATCAGTATACGCCAACAAGTGCCGCGGACGGGAACGCACCAAGAAGAGTACTGAGTAAAGCAGACCGCGTGCTGGGGCGTGATCCCAACCTGTACGCCGACGGCTCGCAGGGCATGCGCATGCAGCGCCTCTCAACGCGCGGCAAGTCGCTCGAGGACGAACTGCTGGACACAGATaacgacgaggacgagggcgccgGCAGTCCCAAGGCGAATAGCAGAGACAAGGCCGAGCGGCGAGCATTGGACGTCGTCACCAACGGCAAGGCATGGACGCGAGGCGGCGCAAGTGGCATGCTGCGAAATGCCACGCACAGCGGCTCTCCTGGAGACGCGAGTCCCCTCGACGACCAAGGTGTAGACTAG
- the sfc1 gene encoding Transcription factor tau subunit, whose protein sequence is MEPLSDNEMAGPSTIRSLSDHQPEEEGAPRFRIPPRDLAAVEIPAVVENIDRAVKAFGRVPSLEHLMDPLRNSVPLYLNPESPFCKPIMSHSAASHNVVLKLTVPKRTGRRRRRGSNGPWQGDVNFSDAPGANGKEKVQSIARLDEPKVLRRKLQDNAGRYQVEAVGTIKHTHRFRALADFYWDMNRSEFAQRYAEQVLPGDVQKLKEFTLQSGTDRPPNVDIIPPPIFTHMSLPFNYFYSQNPYVRTTEDGGTINLTAVKQVGYFISAEDPAPDGPQVPPDMTDPRMIEVLAQLEDAFQHRPLWTRRSLLNHLRGKLQSWNELKKYLNYAAYQFKGGPWRDSVVPYGTDPRTDPKYRIYQTLMFKLKKHKRTIKHQPWQSLRKTQIGESQNTPSMEADSHIFDGKSYHTDGKVWQVCDITDSLLKELLDNAAVRPQCDVVNSGWYHGGLWAKVKAIMKTKLVAIRFGRHLTKEDFAQTLEFGDATPIRTVSNTFHLPLPNLHLTTEEHTVLHGRGPLKKKSTGYNVRFRDIGKSPSVAHEISPAPFIDSSVIGTDRMESDDEDSGSERDDDDDEDDDDDGSENEEYPDTGYYNHMEQYGDHQYGDGDAEMDMGRSAYPELD, encoded by the exons ATGGAACCACTCTCAGATAACGAGATGGCTGGTCCATCAACAATAAGGTCGCTGTCGGATCACCaaccagaagaagagggagcACCACGGTTTCGCATACCGCCGCGGGACCTGGCCGCTGTGGAAATACCCGCCGTTGTGGAAAACATTGATCGGGCGGTCAAGGCCTTTGGGAGAGTCCCGTCTCTAGAACAC CTCATGGACCCTTTGAGGAACTCAGTGCCGTTGTATCTGAACCCAGAAAGCCCCTTTTGCAAGCCTATCATGTCTCATAGCGCCGCATCGCACAACGTGGTTCTCAAGCTCACTGTTCCCAAGAGAACGGGCCGCAGACGGAGACGAGGAAGTAACGGCCCGTGGCAGGGAGATGTAAATTTCTCAGATGCGCCTGGAGCCAATGGCAAGGAAAAAGTGCAATCGATTGCGCGACTGGATGAGCCCAAAGTTCTTCGGAGAAAGCTTCAAGACAACGCTGGAAGATATCAAGTCGAAGCGGTTGGTACTATCAAACATACGCATCGGTTCCGTGCTTTAGCCGACTTTTACTGGGATATGAATCGATCAGAGTTTGCTCAGAGATATGCTGAGCAGGTTTTGCCAGGAGATG TTCAAAAATTGAAAGAGTTCACCCTTCAAAGTGGAACAGATCGTCCCCCCAATGTTGACATCATTCCTCCGCCCATCTTCACGCACATGAGTTTGCCATTCAACTACTTCTACTCGCAGAATCCGTACGTCCGCACGACTGAGGACGGCGGCACAATCAATTTGACTGCAGTCAAGCAGGTAGGGTATTTTATTAGTGCAGAAGACCCGGCTCCAGACGGGCCGCAGGTGCCGCCAGATATGACGGATCCCAGAATGATCGAGGTCCTAGCTCAACTAGAAGACGCCTTCCAACATCGCCCTCTGTGGACTCGTCGGTCTTTGCTCAATCACTTGCGAGGCAAGCTCCAGAGCTGGAACGAATTGAAAAAATATCTCAACTACGCAGCGTATCAGTTCAAAGGCGGCCCATGGAGAGATAGTGTGGTTCCCTACGGCACCGACCCTAGGACCGATCCCAAGTATCGCATCTATCAGACGCTTATGTTCAAGCTTAAGAAGCACAAACGTACGATCAAGCACCAGCCGTGGCAGTCACTTCGCAAGACGCAGATTGGTGAATCACAGAATACACCCAGCATGGAAGCAGACAGTCACATCTTCGACGGAAAGTCATATCACACGGACGGCAAGGTATGGCAGGTCTGTGATATTACCGATTCTCTACTGAAAGAATTACTCGACAACGCGGCCGTACGCCCTCAGTGCGACGTCGTGAATAGTGGCTGGTACCACGGTGGCTTGTGGGCAAAGGTCAAGGCAATAATGAAGACTAAACTGGTAGCTATCCGGTTTGGAAGGCACTTAACAAAGGAAGACTTTGCACAGACATTGGAATTTGGTGATGCAACTCCGATCCGTACTGTGTCAAATACATTCCACCTTCCCTTGCCGAATTTACATCTTACGACAGAGGAGCACACTGTCCTCCACGGGAGGGGGCCattaaaaaagaagagtACAGGATATAATGTTCGGTTCCGAGACATTGGGAAGAGTCCAAGCGTGGCTCATGAGATATCTCCTGCTCCGTTTATCGATAGCAGTGTAATTGGCACAGATAGAATGGAgtctgatgatgaagattCTGGCAGTGAacgagatgatgacgatgatgaagatgacgacgacgatggatCAGAGAATGAGGAGTACCCTGACACTGGATATTATAACCATATGGAACAGTACGGGGACCACCAGTATGGTGATGGGGATGCTGAAATGGACATGGGCCGTTCGGCGTATCCCGAGTTAGATTAG
- the PPP2R5D gene encoding Serine/threonine-protein phosphatase 2A regulatory subunit delta isoform codes for MAPWPHDLILMRLCDGFGFGLGFALGHGVAIPSLARGKDASKSSKKNKDSKDGTSSPSSRDSSNQSPVLTPTSSSTTLNDIRNKPLPSSTTGHGDHGVPNQSSNPGQQGNVPDRFGPMGGASSPNGGNANARLPPTVVISPTPGHIPPPGAAETMPHDLAPPKAGQKSLMIHRGIDNRDAIPEGLRTPKRQHSSRFDISAHRELEKLPGFHEVPPNRRQELFMQKIDQCNVIFDFNDASGDMKAKEIKRLALHELLDYVANNRQVITEPMYPRVVDMFAKNLFRPIPPPMNPQGEAFDPEEDEPVLEVAWPHIQVVYEFFLRFIESQDFNTNIAKAYIDHSFVLQLLDLFDSEDPRERDFLKTTLHRIYGKFLNLRSFIRRSINNVFFQFTYETERFNGIAELLEILGSIINGFALPLKEEHKIFLTRVLLPLHKPKSLSMYHPQLAYCIVQFLEKDASLTEDVVLGLLRYWPKVNSTKEVMFLNEVEDIFEVMDPAEFAKVQEPLFHQLAKSVASPHFQVAERALYFWNNEYFCNLVSDNVEIILPIMFAPLYENSKGHWNRTIHGMVYNAMKLFMEINPQLFDDCSHDYTEQQNSAAEREALRERKWAALAEKADQRRVSGGVSDAPSRPQVGGVLSRVDEVDPVTEDNQKRLDSLKLQDAAGRRPGGHERQNSQSSARSR; via the exons ATGGCCCCATGGCCCCATGACCTCATCCTCATGCGTCTGTGTGATGGATTTGGATTTGGGTTGGGCTTCGCTTTGGGCCACGGCGTCGCCATTCCATCT CTCGCGCGAGGCAAGGATGCCAGCAAATCCTCCAAGAAGAATAAGGATTCCAAGGATGGCACGTCGTCCCCTTCGTCCCGAGACTCGTCGAACCAGTCTCCTGTCCTTACGcccacctcctcctccaccacgcTCAACGACATCCGCAATAAGCCTTTAccatccagcaccaccggACACGGCGACCATGGAGTTCCAAATCAGTCGTCAAATCCAGGCCAGCAAGGCAATGTTCCCGATCGATTTGGCCCCATGGGTGGTGCTTCGAGTCCAAACGGTGGCAATGCCAATGCTAGATTACCCCCCACCGTTGTCATCAGCCCAACCCCAGGA CATATCCCTCCCCCTGGAGCCGCCGAAACTATGCCTCACGACCTGGCACCACCCAAGGCGGGCCAGAAGTCACTGATGATCCATCGAGGCATTGACAACCGCGACGCCATTCCCGAAGGTCTGCGAACCCCCAAACGCCAGCACTCGTCTCGATTCGACATCTCGGCTCACCGGGAACTGGAAAAACTACCGGGCTTCCACGAAGTTCCTCCTAATAGGAGACAAGAGCTTTTCATGCAAAAGATTGACCAATGCAACGTCATCTTTGATTTCAACGATGCCAGCGGAGACATGAAAGCCAAGGAGATCAAGCGCCTGGCATTACACGAGTTGCTTGACTATGTTGCCAACAACAGGCAAGTCATCACGGAACCCATGTATCCGAGAGTCGTCGACATGTTCGCCAAGAACTTGTTCCGACCCATCCCTCCCCCGATGAACCCACAGGGCGAGGCGTTCGACCCAGAGGAAGATGAGCCCGTCTTGGAGGTCGCTTGGCCGCATATTCAGGTAGTCTATGAGTTCTTCCTCCGCTTTATAGAGAGCCAAgatttcaacaccaacattgCCAAAGCCTACATTGACCACAGCTTTGTCCTACAACTTCTCGACTTGTTTGATTCCGAGGATCCTCGAGAACGAGACTTCCTAAAGACGACCCTTCATCGTATTTATGGTAAATTCCTCAACCTCCGATCTTTCATCCGCCGATCCATCAACAATGTCTTCTTCCAATTTACGTACGAGACGGAGCGCTTCAACGGCATTGCCGAACTACTCGAGATTTTGGGATCTATTATCAACGGCTTTGCCCTGCCACTAAAGGAAGAACACAAGATCTTCCTGACCCGCGTCTTGCTTCCTTTGCACAAGCCTAAGAGCTTGAGCATGTACCATCCGCAGCTGGCCTACTGTATTGTACAATTTTTGGAGAAAGATGCGTCTCTTACTGAAGAT GTTGTTCTTGGCCTACTTCGATACTGGCCTAAAGTCAATAGCACCAAAGAAGTCATGTTTCTGAACGAGGTTGAAGACATTTTCGAAGTCATGGACCCGGCCGAATTCGCCAAGGTCCAGGAACCGCTGTTCCATCAACTCGCCAAGTCCGTGGCCAGCCCTCACTTCCAGGTCGCAGAACGCGCGCTTTACTTCTGGAACAACGAGTACTTCTGCAATCTTGTCAGTGACAACGTGGAAATAATTCTGCCCATTATGTTTGCGCCGCTCTACGAGAATTCTAAGGGTCACTGGAATAG GACGATTCACGGAATGGTTTATAATGCTATGAAGCTATTCATGGAAATCAACCCTCAGCTGTTTGATGATTGCTCTCACGACTACACCGAGCAGCAAAATAGTGCAGCTGAGCGCGAGGCACTCCGAGAACGCAAGTGGGCTGCCTTAGCAGAGAAGGCTGATCAGCGACGAGTATCTGGCGGTGTTTCTGATGCCCCTTCACGACCGCAAGTTGGCGGGGTTTTGTCAAGGGTGGATGAAGTAGACCCTGTTACCGAGGATAACCAGAAGCGGCTTGATTCACTTAAGCTACAGGATGCTGCCGGTAGACGGCCTGGTGGCCACGAACGACAGAACTCTCAGAGCTCTGCTCGAAGCAGATGA
- the ATG26 gene encoding Sterol 3-beta-glucosyltransferase produces the protein MAFNPNFAMDAPEGSAAMPSRHHNDDDDLDPLQTTGSLSKPREAVQSQEHSPVIRDSEPSPAGGASFQRRFPALEMWQTTDFADKRERAQSIPSRAWIPLMDSLVEEEKGDASDSSDFLDDSSPTESEGEVDTRRKSVRHKPCVPDKKRFSRLIKLNKHCTGTCRAQRDGRLSISVHETQGTGYMANAMGAVTHSMRPKRKRATVPMKVIPALPQLPEKINVVIMVVGSRGDVQPFLRIGKYLKEEFHHRVRIATHPVFRDIIQEAGLEFFSVGGDPSELMEFMVKNPGMIPTFQSLRAGEIGRRRAAMAVMFDGFWRACIHATEDEETSLRADAMEGRDDIFIADAIIANPPSFAHIHCAEALGVPLHLVFTFPYTPTQAFPHPLAIIKGGNKSGGDKGYTNFMSYPLVETMTWQGLGDLINDFRVQKLSLDAVSTFWAPYAIYRMHVPFTYLWSPALIPKPEDWGEEISISGFVFLDLASTFKPSQALVDFLNAGEPPIYIGFGSIVVENAEAFTRMIFDAVKKAGVRALVSRGWGGLGQDNVPDDIFMLDNIPHDWLFPKIKACVHHGGAGTTAIGLKCGLPTMIVPFFGDQYFWGSMVGKSGAGPQPIPYKHLNADKLADGIRYLLTTEAQAAAGKIGESIRHDGDGAMNTMESFQNQLRMYGPSSLSCSIIKSDVAVWKVRGTHIKLCVLAAAILVDSGQLCWKKLRLLRHSEWSDFEGPGEPVTAVAESVKNSLRDVLSGIASAPYRVGKTAKRRIRHKLRQRGDGKNKDNRRPSSSNTLIEKASVAAKKQEKTRKLSLTRVPSVRQYGRDISTSMRKTGLAVVRAPTLFIVALAQGLHNAPRLYGDDTVRRSTRVTGIRSGLVASRREFIWGVYDGVTGVIRLPIQGAKNEGVVGFVKGAGMGIGGLVLKPISAIVGPFGYTMQGLTKQIQRRRSPANFVRLARIAEGQRELAALQAPEAETVRQQVLAGWQVLDKLSQAVASAQGYFVGKVDKTEFMFMNVERAKACLDDLSSGKSLRQVMDTYKSWNVKPHDPAAKSGAFRSTRS, from the coding sequence ATGGCATTCAACCCTAACTTCGCCATGGATGCTCCTGAAGGCTCAGCCGCGATGCCGAGCCGTCACcacaatgatgatgatgatctCGACCCGCTGCAGACGACTGGCTCCCTGAGCAAACCAAGAGAAGCAGTCCAATCACAGGAGCACAGTCCGGTGATTCGAGATTCAGAGCCCTCCCCAGCAGGTGGTGCATCTTTTCAGCGCAGATTCCCAGCGTTGGAGATGTGGCAAACAACCGACTTTGCAGACAAGCGGGAGCGGGCTCAATCGATCCCAAGCAGAGCTTGGATCCCGCTGATGGATAGCCTCgtagaagaagagaagggcGACGCGTCGGATTCATCTGATTTCCTGGACGACTCGTCTCCAACCGAGAGCGAAGGGGAAGTAGACACCCGACGAAAGAGCGTGCGCCACAAGCCTTGCGTGCCTGACAAGAAAAGGTTTTCAAGACTCATCAAGTTGAATAAACACTGCACAGGAACATGCAGGGCGCAAAGAGATGGCCGGCTGAGCATCTCGGTCCACGAAACCCAGGGGACAGGATACATGGCGAATGCCATGGGCGCCGTGACACACAGCATGCGTcccaagaggaagagagccaCTGTTCCGATGAAAGTCATACCGGCGCTTCCTCAGCTTCCAGAAAAGATCAATGTTGTCATCATGGTGGTTGGCTCCCGCGGTGACGTCCAGCCGTTCCTGCGAATAGGTAAATACCTCAAGGAAGAGTTCCACCACCGCGTTCGCATCGCCACGCACCCGGTCTTCCGAGACATCATACAAGAAGCCGGACTGGAATTCTTCTCGGTGGGCGGCGACCCCTCGGAGCTGATGGAGTTCATGGTGAAAAATCCCGGCATGATCCCGACCTTTCAGTCGTTGAGAGCCGGTGAAATCGGAAGGCGTCGAGCGGCAATGGCCGTCATGTTTGACGGGTTTTGGCGGGCTTGCATCCACGCCacagaggacgaggagacgaGCCTAAGAGCCGATGCCATGGAGGGAAGAGACGATATCTTTATTGCAgacgccatcatcgccaatCCGCCCAGCTTTGCACACATCCATTGCGCCGAAGCCCTTGGGGTCCCGCTGCATCTGGTCTTCACCTTTCCCTACACGCCGACGCAAGCATTTCCGCACCCCCTGGCCATTATCAAGGGCGGCAACAAGTCTGGGGGTGACAAGGGATATACAAACTTCATGTCCTATCCCCTTGTTGAGACGATGACGTGGCAAGGCTTAGGTGACCTAATCAATGACTTCCGCGTGCAGAAGCTGTCCCTAGACGCCGTGTCTACTTTCTGGGCTCCGTACGCAATATATCGAATGCATGTTCCATTTACATACTTGTGGTCGCCAGCCCTGATTCCAAAGCCTGAAGACTGGGGTGAGGAAATCAGCATCTCTGGGTTTGTGTTTCTCGATCTAGCATCAACGTTTAAGCCGTCCCAGGCACTGGTGGACTTCCTCAATGCAGGAGAGCCACCGATCTATATAGGATTTGGGTCTATCGTGGTGGAAAATGCAGAAGCGTTCACACGGATGATATTTGATGCCGTTAAAAAGGCCGGCGTTCGGGCTCTTGTTTCAAGAGGTTGGGGTGGCTTGGGTCAAGACAACGTGCCAGACGACATCTTCATGCTGGATAATATACCGCACGACTGGTTATTCCCGAAGATCAAGGCATGTGTCCATCACGGTGGAGCAGGCACAACAGCCATAGGATTAAAGTGCGGGCTGCCAACTATGATTGTACCCTTTTTTGGAGATCAGTACTTTTGGGGCAGCATGGTAGgcaagtctggtgctggccCGCAGCCCATACCGTACAAGCATCTTAACGCGGATAAGCTGGCCGATGGGATTCGATATCTTCTCACCACAGAAGCCCAAGCGGCGGCCGGCAAGATTGGGGAATCCATTAGACATGACGGGGACGGTGCCATGAACACAATGGAGAGTTTCCAGAATCAGCTCCGGATGTACGGTCCTTCTAGCCTCAGCTGCTCCATAATCAAGTCGGACGTCGCCGTGTGGAAGGTTAGGGGCACGCATATTAAGCTGTGCGTGCTCGCCGCGGCAATCCTAGTAGACAGCGGTCAACTCTGCTGGAAGAAGCTACGTCTGCTGCGACACTCGGAGTGGAGCGACTTTGAAGGGCCCGGCGAGCCCGTAACGGCTGTAGCTGAATCGGTTAAAAACTCCCTGCGAGATGTGTTGAGCGGCATTGCGAGCGCGCCGTATCGTGTTGGGAAGACAGCCAAACGAAGGATACGGCACAAGCTGCGGCAAAGGGGAGATGGGAAGAACAAAGATAATAGacggccatcgtcatcgaaTACTCTCATCGAGAAAGCGAGCGTGGCTGCAAAAAAGCAGGAAAAGACGCGGAAGCTATCGCTCACTCGGGTGCCGAGCGTGAGGCAGTACGGCAGGGATATTTCGACAAGTATGCGGAAAACAGGGCTGGCTGTCGTGAGGGCTCCCACACTCTTCATCGTTGCTCTTGCTCAGGGACTTCACAATGCCCCGCGACTATATGGCGACGATACCGTCAGACGATCGACGAGGGTAACTGGCATTCGCTCCGGACTGGTAGCTTCGCGCAGGGAGTTCATATGGGGGGTTTATGATGGCGTTACGGGGGTTATTCGTCTACCAATTCAGGGCGCCAAGAATGAAGGCGTAGTTGGGTTTGTCAAAGGGGCCGGCATGGGCATAGGcggcttggtgttgaagcccATCTCTGCTATAGTAGGTCCCTTTGGGTACACCATGCAAGGGCTCACGAAGCAGATACAACGTCGACGTAGTCCGGCCAATTTTGTTCGCCTCGCGCGTATTGCTGAGGGTCAGCGAGAGTTGGCGGCTTTGCAGGCGCCCGAGGCCGAGACAGTCAGGCAACAAGTGTTGGCAGGCTGGCAGGTCTTGGATAAGTTGAGCCAGGCGGTTGCAAGCGCGCAGGGCTACTTTGTCGGCAAAGTTGACAAGACTGAGTTCATGTTTATGAACGTCGAAAGAGCCAAGGCATGTCTGGATGATTTGAGCTCTGGGAAGAGTCTTCGGCAGGTTATGGATACGTACAAGTCGTGGAACGTCAAGCCGCATGATCCAGCCGCAAAATCAGGAGCATTTCGCAGCACAAGATCATAG
- the trs31 gene encoding Transport protein particle subunit has product MSNIQPAAQGTKETGLRVPSNGKTIYHRPLNRTKTAELSQASFAYLFSEMVTYAQRKVKGIQELEQRLNEQGHPIGLKLLDLLLYREPPRSQLRPLSIISLLHFIKQNVWQHLFGRQADRLEKSNNPDTPDEYMIIDNEPLVNQYISVPREMSQLNCAAFVAGVVEGVCDGADFPARVTAHTVGEGDMWPGKTVFLVKFRSEVVERDGLLAKS; this is encoded by the exons ATGTCAAATATACAGCCCGCAGCCCAAGGCACGAAAGAGACGGGGCTGCGCGTGCccagcaatggcaagacaATCTACCACCGCCCGCTCAACCGCACCAAGACGGCCGAGCTGAGCCAAGCGAGCTTCGCCTACCTGTTTAGTGAGATGGTCACCTATGCGCAAAGAAAGGTAAAGGGCATCCAAGAACTCGAGCAGCG GCTCAACGAACAAGGACACCCCATCggcctcaagctcctcgacctcctccTCTACCGCGAGCCGCCGCGCTCGCAGCTGCGCCCCCtcagcatcatctccctACTACACTTCATCAAGCAGAATGTGTGGCAGCACCTGTTTGGCCGGCAGGCGGACCGGCTGGAAAAGTCCAACAACCCCGACACGCCCGACGAGTACATGATTATCGACAACGAGCCGCTCGTCAACCAGTACATTAGCGTGCCGCGCGAGATGAGTCAGCTGAATTGCGCGGCGTTTgtggccggcgtcgtcgagggtGTTTGTGACGGAGCGGATTTCCCGGCCAGGGTGACCGCGCATACCGTCGGCGAGGGGGACATGTGGCCCGGCAAAACTGTGTTCTTGGTCAAGTTTAGGAGCGAGGTTGTTGAGCGGGACGGACTTTTAGCGAAGAGTTGA
- the ERG12_0 gene encoding Mevalonate kinase translates to MHKGVHGNGTNGPSNGKPHVNGDGPLVHRIKADRKQSSPMAPAFMVSAPGKVIVFGEHSVVYGKAAIAAAISLRSYLHVTTLSKSKRTVSLRFTDIDLVHTWNIDELPWDTFQQPSKKKSYYSLVTELDPDLVAALEPHVDVSPDSPEDIRRVHRNGAFAFLYLFLSLGSPSFPGCLYTLRSTIPIGAGLGSSASIAVCVSAALLIQLRTLSGPHPDQPPEEARLQIERINRWAFVYEMCIHGNPSGVDNTVATQGKAVVFQRLDYNKPPAVKPLWDFPELPLLLVDTKQPKSTAYEVAKVGKLNKMHPKLVGSILDAMDKVASSASELIADDDFDEEDEESLMKVGELMTINHGLLVSLGVSHPRLERVRELVDHEGIGWTKLTGAGGGGCSITLLRPDVPRAKLDELEERLDKENYAKFEATLGGDGVGVLWPAILKNGTEEDEEGGMEIDLEKFLNAEGTEGVEKLVGVRDGGEREGWKFWRVESR, encoded by the exons ATGCACAAAGGCGTGcatggcaatggcaccaaCGGCCCAAGCAATGGCAAGCCCCATGTGAATGGCGATGGGCCTCTGGTGCATCGCATAAAGGCCGACCGAAAACAGTCCAGTCCAATGGCCCCGGCCTTTATGGTATCTGCGCCGGGCAAAGTCATCGTCTTTGGAGAGCATTCTGTTGTCTATGGCAAG gccgccattgctgctgccattTCGTTGCGATCTTATCTTCACGTTACGACCCTCTCCAAGTCTAAGAGAACAGTCTCTTTGCGTTTTACCGATATCGACCTCGTGCACACGTGGAATATCGACGAACTTCCATGGGACACTTTCCAGCAGCCTTCCAAGAAGAAGTCCTATTACTCCCTCGTCACCGAACTCGACCCCGatctcgtcgccgcccttgAGCCTCATGTTGACGTCTCTCCAGACAGCCCAGAGGACATCCGCCGAGTCCACAGAAACGGCGCCTTTGCCTTTCTTTACCTCTTTCTCTCGCTTGGATCCCCTTCATTCCCTGGCTGCCTTTACACTTTGCGTTCTACAATACCAATTGGCGCTGGCCTGGGAAGTAGCGCCTCCATTGCGGTATGCGTATCTGCTGCCCTGCTCATCCAGTTACGCACACTCTCCGGACCTCACCCCGACCAGCCGCCTGAGGAGGCTCGGCTACAGATCGAGCGTATCAACAGATGGGCCTTTGTATACGAGATGTGCATTCACGGCAATCCTTCAGGGGTAGATAATACCGTGGCCACACAAGGCAAAGCTGTGGTATTCCAGAGGTTAGATTACAATAAGCCGCCGGCTGTGAAGCCACTCTGGGACTTTCCAGAGCTTCCATTACTCCTTGTCGACACCAAGCAGCCCAAGTCAACGGCTTACGAGGTTGCCAAGGTGGGCAAGCTGAATAAAATGCATCCGAAGCTAGTGGGATCGATTCTGGATGCAATGGACAAGGTGGCTAGCTCCGCATCTGAGCTgatcgccgacgacgacttcgacgaggaggacgaggagagcTTAATGAAGGTCGGCGAGCTCATGACTATTAACCACGGTTTGCTAGTCTCGCTAGGTGTTTCGCACCCCCGGTTGGAACGAGTGCGCGAATTGGTTGATCACGAGGGCATTGGCTGGACGAAGCTTACtggagccggcggcggcgggtgtTCAATCACACTTTTGCGGCCCGACGTTCCAAGAGCAAAGCTTGATGAGCTCGAGGAGCGACTAGACAAGGAGAACTACGCAAAATTTGAGGCGACTCTTGGTGGCGACGGTGTTGGAGTTTTGTGGCCCGCGATTCTGAAGAATGGCACtgaggaagatgaggaggGCGGCATGGAAATCGACTTGGAGAAGTTCCTCAATGCGGAAGGCACTGAAGGTGTTGAGAAGCTCGTCGGCGTTAGAGACGGCGGCGAAAGAGAAGGCTGGAAATTCTGGCGCGTGGAAAGCCGATGA